A DNA window from Actinokineospora baliensis contains the following coding sequences:
- a CDS encoding Rv3654c family TadE-like protein, with product MTGDGGFATVFAAWVITGLLSLVLMVMTVAGAVSARHRAESAADLGALAAAGHVLDGQACARARWVVERAGAELVGCAVSGWDATVEVAVRPAALIGSARATARAGPVVDGQAVGSER from the coding sequence ATGACCGGCGACGGCGGGTTCGCGACGGTTTTCGCCGCCTGGGTGATCACCGGGCTCCTGTCACTGGTACTCATGGTCATGACGGTCGCTGGTGCGGTGTCCGCCCGGCACCGCGCCGAGAGCGCCGCCGACCTCGGTGCGCTGGCCGCCGCGGGACACGTGCTCGACGGTCAAGCCTGTGCTCGGGCCAGGTGGGTCGTCGAGCGGGCCGGTGCCGAGCTCGTCGGGTGCGCGGTGAGCGGTTGGGACGCCACCGTTGAGGTGGCCGTCCGACCGGCGGCGCTGATCGGCTCCGCCAGGGCCACCGCCCGAGCCGGGCCGGTCGTCGACGGCCAAGCGGTCGGGTCTGAACGGTGA
- a CDS encoding DUF4244 domain-containing protein — MTTHWRLSMHDSLDEGSISIEFALITLCGAALAGVLLAVVTNSSVSDALARLIADALSP; from the coding sequence ATGACCACTCACTGGAGGCTTTCCATGCACGACTCCCTCGACGAAGGTTCGATCTCCATCGAGTTCGCGCTCATCACTTTGTGCGGCGCCGCGCTCGCCGGAGTGCTGCTCGCTGTTGTCACCAACTCCTCCGTGTCCGATGCCCTGGCTCGGCTCATCGCGGACGCGTTGTCGCCATGA
- a CDS encoding type II secretion system F family protein encodes MILSLLLLTAALLIVTPSSRRRFRRVMGLIPLRPPRPPRPRKVDSLHLAATWDLLAACLRAGLPVPTAVSAVSDDLPVLRGVAEQLALGADPRQAWAAALECPHTKGLARAARRTALSGAGLAEVAGRLAEEVRGQVEHQAEARAQRATVLITLPLGLCFLPAFLCLGVLPVVLGLVARTFAL; translated from the coding sequence TGCTCCTGACCGCGGCCCTCCTGATCGTCACCCCGTCCAGCCGACGGCGGTTCCGGCGCGTCATGGGCCTCATTCCCCTTCGACCACCGCGACCACCCCGGCCCCGCAAGGTCGACAGCCTGCACCTCGCCGCCACCTGGGACCTGCTCGCCGCCTGTCTGCGCGCTGGACTGCCGGTCCCGACCGCCGTCTCGGCGGTGAGTGATGACCTGCCTGTCTTGCGTGGTGTGGCGGAGCAGTTGGCGTTGGGCGCCGATCCCCGCCAAGCGTGGGCTGCCGCGCTTGAGTGTCCGCACACCAAGGGTTTAGCCAGGGCCGCTCGGCGTACCGCGTTGTCCGGGGCGGGGCTCGCGGAGGTCGCCGGGCGGTTGGCGGAGGAGGTCCGCGGTCAGGTCGAGCACCAGGCCGAGGCGCGGGCGCAGCGGGCGACCGTGCTGATCACGTTGCCGCTCGGGCTCTGCTTCTTGCCCGCGTTCCTCTGCCTCGGCGTCCTCCCGGTCGTCCTCGGCCTTGTCGCTCGAACGTTCGCTCTATGA
- a CDS encoding TadE family type IV pilus minor pilin, with the protein MKEEGSVSVEAAMAIGAVVAVVLVGVVGIGAAVDQVRCVDAAREAARLAARGEGERARSTAADVAPRGASIEVRVHGDEVSVTVRSTRALLPVHGDAHAVVEPGALP; encoded by the coding sequence ATGAAGGAAGAGGGGTCGGTGTCGGTTGAGGCGGCGATGGCTATCGGTGCCGTCGTGGCTGTGGTGTTGGTGGGGGTGGTGGGCATCGGCGCCGCCGTGGATCAGGTTCGGTGCGTTGACGCCGCGCGGGAGGCTGCGCGCTTGGCGGCCCGGGGCGAGGGCGAGCGGGCGAGGTCGACCGCCGCAGACGTCGCACCCCGTGGTGCGTCGATCGAGGTCAGGGTGCACGGGGACGAGGTGTCGGTGACGGTGCGCAGCACGCGTGCCCTCTTACCGGTGCACGGCGACGCCCACGCCGTGGTCGAGCCGGGTGCATTGCCATGA